The following are encoded in a window of Actinomyces oris genomic DNA:
- a CDS encoding TetR/AcrR family transcriptional regulator, with product MPRIHRPAAQRREEILDAAHTLFTTKGFQPTTMEDILRIVGIAKGTLYYHFPSKEQILKALVLRIVHQVEQQAREIATSSAPAADKLAAIMSAMRLVDTETDLVDQFHAPGNAEFHLLSITAMIEHLTPVLAEVITQGVAEGTFTTERPHDVIELLLSASGILLDQDIMKPSPAELARRQETLIWASETLLGAEPGSLGFLTKAEP from the coding sequence ATGCCGCGCATCCACCGCCCCGCCGCGCAACGCCGCGAGGAGATTCTCGACGCCGCCCACACCCTGTTCACCACCAAGGGCTTTCAACCCACGACCATGGAGGACATCCTGAGGATCGTGGGCATCGCCAAGGGGACGCTCTACTACCACTTCCCCAGCAAGGAGCAGATCCTCAAGGCCCTGGTCCTGCGCATCGTCCACCAGGTCGAGCAGCAGGCCCGCGAGATCGCCACCTCATCGGCCCCGGCGGCCGACAAGCTCGCAGCGATCATGAGCGCGATGAGGCTGGTGGACACCGAGACCGACCTCGTCGACCAGTTCCACGCGCCGGGCAACGCGGAGTTCCACCTGCTGTCCATCACGGCAATGATCGAGCACCTCACCCCGGTCCTGGCCGAGGTGATCACCCAGGGGGTGGCCGAGGGGACCTTCACCACCGAGCGTCCCCATGACGTCATCGAGCTGCTGCTGAGCGCCTCGGGCATCCTCCTGGACCAGGACATCATGAAGCCCAGCCCTGCTGAGCTCGCCCGCCGCCAAGAGACCCTCATCTGGGCCAGTGAGACCCTCCTGGGTGCCGAGCCCGGCAGCCTCGGCTTCCTGACGAAGGCGGAGCCATGA
- a CDS encoding MFS transporter has protein sequence MKHVGLLVLGSFINSLGTGLSAFGLAVVVLRVYGTASSVAAVQMSAFAPIVLLAPLAGVLADRYDRRLMMMIGDAGSILGLGVILTALSSPRPSLGWICAGAVTSSCLAALTEPALRASVTDLVTEEDYVRSSGLLQLASAAKYLLAPAAAGFLMPLVGPRGLVLLDASTCLVTVACTMTVRQALAAGASRRAVSQPGDDRDVIAGWRTIIASPGLRTLVTLMMLATLSIGVIQVLIKPILLPTVSTAEMGVVETVAATGMLVGAALVTAWKSAQPTTLLAAGLAGTGAAMALVPLGPGAWWVAACGFLTFACLPLSQAGAEVLVRTQVDNTRQARTWGTISLVTQMGYLVAYLCSGALVDHVLQPLLEPGRSLSTSVGAVVGIGPGRGAALLVGLMGAVMALVALTVRLQRRRLASPQ, from the coding sequence ATGAAGCACGTCGGACTGCTGGTCCTGGGCTCCTTCATCAACTCGCTGGGAACGGGCCTGAGCGCCTTCGGCCTGGCCGTCGTCGTGCTGCGCGTCTACGGGACGGCATCCTCAGTGGCAGCCGTCCAGATGAGCGCCTTCGCCCCCATTGTTCTTCTGGCACCCCTGGCCGGGGTCCTCGCAGACCGCTACGACCGCCGCCTGATGATGATGATCGGTGACGCCGGCTCGATTCTCGGGCTGGGCGTCATCCTGACGGCCCTATCCTCGCCCCGGCCCTCCTTGGGCTGGATCTGCGCAGGAGCCGTCACCTCCTCCTGCCTGGCGGCCCTGACCGAGCCGGCGCTGCGGGCCAGCGTCACCGACCTGGTGACCGAGGAGGACTACGTGCGCTCCTCCGGTCTGCTCCAGCTCGCCTCCGCTGCCAAGTACCTGCTGGCGCCGGCCGCGGCGGGGTTCCTCATGCCTCTTGTCGGCCCCCGGGGTCTCGTGCTGCTGGACGCCAGCACCTGCCTGGTCACCGTGGCGTGCACCATGACAGTGCGCCAGGCTCTGGCAGCAGGTGCCTCGCGGCGCGCAGTGTCCCAGCCCGGTGACGACCGCGACGTCATAGCGGGCTGGAGGACCATCATTGCCTCCCCCGGTCTGCGTACCCTCGTGACTCTCATGATGCTGGCGACCCTCTCCATCGGAGTCATCCAGGTTCTCATCAAGCCGATTCTCCTGCCCACCGTGAGCACCGCCGAGATGGGGGTGGTCGAGACGGTGGCCGCCACCGGCATGCTCGTGGGCGCGGCCCTGGTCACGGCCTGGAAGAGCGCCCAGCCCACGACACTGCTTGCCGCAGGGCTGGCCGGAACCGGCGCCGCCATGGCGCTGGTCCCCCTGGGGCCGGGCGCCTGGTGGGTGGCCGCCTGCGGCTTCCTCACCTTCGCCTGCCTGCCCCTGTCCCAGGCGGGTGCGGAGGTCCTGGTGCGCACGCAGGTCGACAACACTCGGCAGGCACGCACCTGGGGCACGATCAGCCTGGTCACCCAGATGGGCTACCTGGTGGCCTACCTGTGCTCCGGGGCACTGGTGGACCATGTGCTCCAGCCCCTGCTAGAGCCCGGACGGTCGCTGTCCACCAGTGTGGGAGCCGTCGTCGGCATCGGCCCGGGACGCGGCGCCGCCCTGCTCGTGGGCCTCATGGGCGCGGTCATGGCCCTGGTGGCTCTCACCGTTCGCCTCCAGCGACGCCGGCTCGCCTCACCCCAGTAG
- the ilvC gene encoding ketol-acid reductoisomerase codes for MAAEKFYDDDADLSVIQSKKVAVIGYGSQGHAHALNLRDSGVEVVVGLREGSASVAKAEEAGLPVKPIAEAVAWADVVTVLAPDQVQATLYREEIEPNIKAGSALLFSHGFNIHFGYIKPSADIDVVMVAPKGPGHTVRREFESGRGVPVLVCVEQDASGTAWDLVLSYAKAIGGTRAGAIKTTFREETETDLFGEQSVLCGGVSKLIQYGFETLVEAGYQPEMAYFEVCHEMKLIVDLINEGGISKQRWSCSDTAEYGDYVSGPRVITPEVKEHMKEVLSDIQDGTFAKRFMDDQAAGAPEFKKLRAEGEAHPIEATGREVRSMFAWRADVDKDYTEGSVAR; via the coding sequence ATGGCAGCTGAGAAGTTCTACGACGACGACGCCGACCTGTCCGTCATCCAGTCCAAGAAGGTCGCCGTCATCGGCTACGGTTCCCAGGGGCACGCTCACGCTCTGAACCTGCGCGACTCCGGTGTGGAGGTCGTTGTCGGCCTGCGCGAGGGCTCGGCCTCTGTGGCTAAGGCTGAGGAGGCGGGCCTGCCCGTCAAGCCGATCGCCGAGGCCGTGGCCTGGGCCGACGTCGTCACCGTCCTGGCCCCCGACCAGGTGCAGGCCACCCTCTACCGCGAGGAGATCGAGCCGAACATCAAGGCCGGCTCCGCCCTCCTGTTCTCCCACGGCTTCAACATCCACTTCGGCTACATCAAGCCGTCGGCGGACATTGACGTCGTCATGGTGGCCCCCAAGGGGCCCGGCCACACCGTGCGCCGCGAGTTCGAGTCCGGCCGAGGCGTGCCCGTGCTCGTCTGCGTGGAGCAGGACGCCTCCGGCACCGCCTGGGACCTCGTCCTGTCCTACGCCAAGGCCATCGGCGGTACCCGCGCCGGCGCCATCAAGACCACCTTCCGCGAGGAGACCGAGACCGACCTCTTCGGTGAGCAGTCGGTCCTGTGCGGTGGCGTCTCCAAGCTCATCCAGTACGGCTTCGAGACCCTGGTCGAGGCCGGCTACCAGCCCGAGATGGCCTACTTCGAGGTCTGCCACGAGATGAAGCTCATCGTGGACCTCATCAACGAGGGCGGTATCTCCAAGCAGCGCTGGTCCTGCTCCGACACCGCTGAGTACGGCGACTACGTCTCCGGCCCGCGCGTCATCACCCCCGAGGTCAAGGAGCACATGAAGGAGGTCCTGTCCGACATCCAGGACGGCACCTTCGCCAAGCGCTTCATGGACGACCAGGCCGCCGGCGCTCCGGAGTTCAAGAAGCTCCGGGCCGAGGGTGAGGCGCACCCCATCGAGGCCACCGGCCGCGAGGTGCGTTCGATGTTCGCCTGGCGCGCCGACGTCGACAAGGACTACACCGAGGGCTCCGTGGCCCGCTGA
- the ilvN gene encoding acetolactate synthase small subunit — MSEKHTLSVLVENKPGVLTRVSALFTRRGFNIHSLAVGPTEHEDISRITVIADAEGLAMEQVTKQLNKLVNVLKIVELDPDTSVERELYLIKVHADDANRTAVLQVVDLFRAHVVDVAPTSVVIETIGSESKVKALLTALQPYGVKEIVQSGAVAITRGPRSITDQLKEK; from the coding sequence GTGAGCGAGAAGCACACCCTGTCCGTCCTGGTGGAGAACAAGCCCGGCGTCCTGACCCGGGTCTCGGCGCTGTTCACGCGCCGGGGCTTCAACATCCACTCCCTGGCCGTGGGGCCCACCGAGCACGAGGACATCTCGCGCATCACGGTGATCGCGGACGCCGAGGGACTGGCCATGGAACAGGTCACCAAGCAGCTCAACAAGCTGGTCAACGTCCTCAAGATCGTCGAGCTCGACCCCGACACCTCGGTCGAGCGCGAGCTCTACCTCATCAAGGTGCACGCCGATGACGCCAATCGCACGGCGGTGCTCCAGGTCGTCGACCTGTTCCGCGCCCACGTCGTGGACGTCGCCCCCACGTCGGTGGTCATTGAGACCATCGGCTCAGAATCCAAGGTCAAGGCTCTACTGACGGCTCTCCAGCCGTACGGTGTCAAAGAGATTGTCCAGTCCGGTGCCGTGGCGATCACGCGCGGCCCACGATCCATCACCGATCAACTCAAGGAGAAGTGA
- a CDS encoding acetolactate synthase large subunit — MTREDAPARQDHQVMTGAQALVRALEELGVTDIFGMPGGAILPFYDPLLASTKIRHVLVRHEQGAGHAAEGYAMVTGRPGVCVATSGPGATNLITPIGDAHMDSVPMLAITGQVGSRGIGTDAFQEADIVGATMPFVKHSFLITRAEDIVPCVAEAFHIASTGRPGPVLIDISKDAQEGPTEFVWPPARDLPGYRLPGKPNQRRLAQAAEVISAAERPVLYLGGGLNRAQVPTEDLTELIELIGAPFVTTLTALDVMPSEHPLNLGMPGMHGTVAAVGALQRADVVVCLGARFDDRVTGKPDTFATKASVIHVDVDPAEISKIRTADVPIVGDLADVVPALSAEFRDHVAAEGRVDIAPWRREIERIQATYPTGWTDTDDGLLQPQEVITHLDRAASEDTIWVTGVGQHQMWSAHYLTFRRPHTWLTSAGAGTMGYGLPAAMGAKEACPDRPVWLIDGDGCFQMTNQELATCTLNNIPIKVAIINNSSLGMVRQWQTLFYGQRYSNTDLHTGAGTVRVPDFVKMAEAYGAVGLRCERLEDLDDVIAQANAINDRPVVVDFIVSADAQVWPMVAAGVSNDEIQHARGMSPVWEEE, encoded by the coding sequence ATGACACGCGAAGACGCTCCCGCACGTCAGGACCACCAGGTCATGACAGGCGCCCAGGCTCTGGTGCGCGCGCTGGAGGAGCTAGGCGTCACAGACATCTTCGGGATGCCGGGCGGCGCCATCCTGCCCTTCTACGACCCCCTGCTCGCCTCGACGAAGATCCGTCACGTCCTGGTGCGCCACGAGCAGGGCGCTGGTCATGCCGCCGAGGGATACGCCATGGTCACCGGTCGCCCCGGGGTGTGCGTGGCCACCTCTGGCCCCGGCGCCACCAACCTCATCACACCCATCGGTGACGCCCACATGGACTCCGTGCCCATGCTGGCCATCACCGGGCAGGTCGGAAGCCGCGGAATCGGGACGGACGCCTTCCAGGAGGCCGACATCGTCGGGGCCACGATGCCCTTCGTCAAGCACTCCTTCCTCATCACTCGCGCCGAGGACATCGTCCCGTGCGTGGCTGAGGCCTTCCACATTGCCTCCACCGGACGCCCCGGCCCGGTCCTCATCGACATCTCCAAGGATGCCCAGGAGGGACCCACCGAGTTCGTGTGGCCCCCGGCCCGTGACCTTCCCGGCTACCGCCTGCCGGGTAAGCCCAATCAGCGGCGCCTGGCCCAGGCCGCCGAGGTGATCTCCGCTGCCGAGCGACCCGTCCTCTACCTGGGCGGTGGCCTGAACCGGGCGCAGGTTCCCACCGAGGATCTGACGGAGCTCATCGAGCTCATTGGAGCGCCCTTCGTCACCACCCTGACCGCCCTGGACGTCATGCCCAGCGAGCACCCGCTCAACCTGGGGATGCCCGGAATGCACGGTACTGTGGCCGCCGTCGGGGCCTTGCAGCGGGCCGACGTCGTCGTCTGCCTGGGAGCCCGCTTCGATGACCGGGTCACCGGCAAGCCGGACACCTTCGCCACCAAGGCCTCGGTGATCCACGTCGACGTCGACCCCGCCGAGATCTCCAAGATCCGCACCGCCGACGTCCCGATCGTCGGGGACCTGGCCGACGTCGTCCCCGCCCTGAGCGCTGAGTTCCGCGACCACGTCGCCGCTGAGGGGCGGGTGGACATCGCCCCGTGGCGCCGTGAGATCGAGCGCATCCAGGCCACCTACCCTACGGGTTGGACCGACACCGACGACGGACTGCTTCAGCCTCAGGAGGTCATCACCCATCTTGATCGGGCGGCCTCCGAGGACACCATCTGGGTCACGGGCGTGGGCCAGCACCAGATGTGGTCGGCCCACTACCTCACCTTCCGCCGTCCGCACACCTGGCTCACCTCGGCCGGCGCCGGCACCATGGGCTACGGCCTGCCCGCCGCCATGGGTGCCAAGGAGGCCTGCCCCGACCGGCCGGTGTGGCTCATCGACGGAGACGGGTGCTTCCAGATGACCAACCAGGAGCTGGCCACCTGCACCCTCAACAACATCCCCATCAAGGTCGCCATCATCAACAACTCCTCGCTGGGGATGGTGCGGCAGTGGCAGACGCTGTTCTACGGGCAGCGCTACTCCAACACTGATCTGCATACCGGCGCCGGAACGGTGCGCGTCCCCGACTTCGTCAAGATGGCCGAGGCCTACGGGGCCGTTGGGCTGCGGTGTGAGCGCCTGGAGGACCTGGACGACGTCATCGCCCAGGCCAATGCCATCAACGACCGCCCCGTCGTCGTCGACTTCATCGTCTCCGCGGACGCCCAGGTGTGGCCCATGGTCGCGGCCGGGGTATCCAACGACGAGATCCAGCACGCCCGCGGCATGAGCCCGGTGTGGGAAGAGGAGTGA
- a CDS encoding aspartate:alanine exchanger family transporter: MVLDYLLDNPVVIVLLMVGSGMLLWRARRGSIRIPAAALLVCSTALLIWKVAHANVLHHLAGNAVLVLFLLVGAGMLLGHIKIKGVSLGAAAVLFSGIALAAWGASASTPIEVPKELGTLGLAIFTFAIGIQSGPNFFHVIRTAGGPLALLLGILGVATLAAVGVGRLLGLKAAMIAGAFAGAVTNTPALAAAGNAAAMAGDKAGPGDATVAYAVTYLYGVIGMLFFCLLALRYRRSDKDTPSPLINRTIRVEREDGPLLGNIVETISGQLRFSRLRRGEKGPITRPKNDDRLYKDDLITVVGTQDAVNQAIKAVGHGSSHSLIEDRKYLDFRRITVSDPKLAGRTIGELDIDSRFGATISRVRRGDVDMVGTPDLVLQQGDRVRVVGPTGRMKDISTYFGDSSRGLSSINPVALGLGMALGIVIGEWKFLTPTGATFSIGSAAGTLLIGLIFGRIGRIGKFVTAMPFTATAVLSEFGLLVFLAQAGTKAGGEIAHAFTGGDWWRIFVTGFVVTTIVGLGIYVSMRWIVKMGGTRLSGLIGGAQTQPAILAFANERTGADPRVALGYAMVYPVAMIVKIFIAQVLGGIAQVLGGL; the protein is encoded by the coding sequence ATGGTCCTGGACTACCTGTTGGACAACCCGGTTGTCATCGTCCTGCTCATGGTTGGCTCCGGGATGCTGCTCTGGCGCGCCAGGCGCGGGAGCATACGCATCCCGGCAGCGGCCCTTCTGGTCTGCAGCACCGCACTGCTGATCTGGAAGGTGGCGCACGCCAATGTCCTCCACCATCTGGCCGGCAACGCGGTTCTCGTCCTATTCCTCCTGGTCGGCGCCGGGATGCTGCTCGGGCACATCAAGATCAAGGGCGTGAGCCTGGGCGCAGCGGCCGTCCTGTTCAGCGGCATCGCGCTGGCGGCGTGGGGAGCGTCAGCCTCCACCCCGATTGAGGTTCCCAAGGAGCTGGGAACCCTGGGGCTGGCGATCTTCACCTTCGCCATCGGCATCCAGTCCGGGCCGAACTTCTTCCACGTCATCCGAACCGCCGGTGGGCCGCTGGCGCTCCTCCTGGGCATTCTGGGCGTGGCAACCCTGGCAGCCGTGGGCGTGGGACGTCTCCTCGGGCTCAAGGCGGCGATGATCGCGGGAGCCTTCGCCGGCGCCGTCACGAACACGCCCGCCCTGGCCGCAGCCGGTAACGCCGCCGCCATGGCCGGAGACAAGGCGGGACCGGGTGACGCCACCGTCGCCTATGCCGTCACCTACCTCTACGGTGTCATCGGCATGCTGTTCTTCTGTCTGCTGGCGCTGCGCTACCGGCGCAGCGACAAGGACACTCCCTCCCCTCTCATCAACCGCACCATCCGGGTGGAGCGCGAGGACGGCCCGCTCCTGGGCAACATCGTTGAGACCATCTCGGGACAGCTGCGCTTCTCTCGTCTGCGCCGGGGTGAGAAGGGGCCGATCACCCGGCCGAAGAATGACGACCGGCTGTACAAGGACGACCTCATCACCGTCGTCGGCACCCAGGACGCCGTCAACCAGGCGATCAAGGCGGTGGGCCACGGCTCCTCGCACTCACTCATTGAGGACCGCAAGTATCTCGACTTCCGCCGGATCACAGTCTCGGACCCGAAGCTGGCCGGCCGTACCATCGGTGAGCTGGATATCGACAGCCGTTTCGGGGCAACGATCTCGCGGGTACGCCGCGGCGACGTCGACATGGTGGGCACCCCGGACCTGGTGCTGCAGCAGGGAGACCGGGTGCGCGTCGTGGGCCCGACCGGGCGCATGAAGGATATTTCCACGTACTTCGGCGACTCCTCGCGCGGCCTGTCCTCTATCAACCCGGTGGCGCTGGGCCTGGGGATGGCACTGGGCATCGTCATCGGTGAGTGGAAGTTCCTCACGCCTACCGGAGCGACCTTCTCCATCGGATCGGCTGCCGGAACACTGCTGATCGGACTCATCTTCGGACGCATTGGCCGCATCGGGAAGTTCGTGACCGCCATGCCCTTCACTGCCACGGCGGTGCTGTCGGAGTTCGGGCTCCTGGTCTTCCTGGCCCAGGCGGGTACGAAGGCCGGTGGGGAGATCGCGCATGCCTTCACCGGTGGTGACTGGTGGAGGATCTTCGTCACCGGTTTCGTCGTCACCACCATCGTCGGACTGGGGATTTACGTCTCCATGCGCTGGATCGTCAAGATGGGTGGGACTCGCCTGTCAGGCCTCATCGGTGGCGCCCAGACCCAGCCGGCGATTCTGGCCTTCGCCAACGAGCGCACCGGCGCCGACCCGCGGGTGGCGCTGGGGTACGCGATGGTCTATCCGGTGGCGATGATCGTCAAGATCTTCATTGCGCAGGTCCTCGGCGGAATTGCGCAGGTCCTCGGCGGACTGTGA
- a CDS encoding threonine/serine ThrE exporter family protein — MQQSDVVLHLGRLMLAAGAGSYRIKSSMARAASAVGLDRHEATVTMTEIVTSSYVGNRFRTEACEVRRVGVNVGRLEALRRIVHDLRAHETVEHLEARLQQVEKMHARYNAFTNAAASGVACAGFCFLNKGGWVECLTVLVAAFLGQFIRRQMLERHYQHFFTWLVCGVAASGTYMGIVTALNATGVVAGNHQGGIISAILFLIPGFPMVTAMLDLFRQDFSSALSRSAYVLMVMAAAGVAVWTVTFIFRWDVAAASGSTLDGPLLYVLRCFCSFIAAYGFAMLFNAGVKASMLAAVVGALANTGRLLLIDVFHVPWQLAVGLAAVTIGLLAQLFVSRASLSRVALSVPAVVIMIPGVPFYRAISALNTLSVDKLGVDVGEAATNLAEVFFVITAIGVGLALARIITDHNWRHDVATSGHITLPRTHVEAVEQPLED, encoded by the coding sequence ATGCAACAGTCCGACGTCGTGCTGCACCTGGGGCGACTCATGCTCGCCGCCGGTGCCGGCTCCTACCGCATCAAGTCCTCCATGGCCAGAGCCGCCTCGGCTGTTGGGCTCGACCGCCACGAGGCGACCGTGACGATGACCGAGATCGTCACCTCCTCCTACGTCGGCAACCGTTTCCGTACCGAGGCCTGCGAAGTGCGTCGGGTCGGCGTCAACGTCGGTCGCTTAGAGGCACTGCGCCGCATCGTCCACGACCTGCGAGCACATGAGACCGTCGAGCACCTCGAGGCCAGGCTTCAACAGGTCGAGAAGATGCATGCGCGCTACAACGCCTTCACCAACGCGGCAGCCTCGGGTGTGGCCTGTGCCGGATTCTGCTTCCTCAACAAGGGCGGTTGGGTGGAGTGTCTGACGGTCCTCGTCGCGGCCTTCCTCGGACAGTTCATTCGCCGGCAAATGCTGGAGCGCCACTATCAGCACTTCTTCACCTGGCTCGTCTGCGGAGTCGCCGCCTCCGGCACCTACATGGGCATCGTGACAGCCCTGAACGCCACTGGCGTGGTGGCGGGAAACCACCAGGGCGGCATCATCTCGGCGATCCTCTTCCTCATCCCTGGTTTCCCCATGGTCACCGCCATGCTCGACCTGTTCCGACAGGACTTCTCCTCGGCCCTGTCACGCAGCGCCTACGTGCTCATGGTCATGGCTGCGGCCGGCGTCGCCGTGTGGACCGTGACCTTCATCTTCCGCTGGGATGTTGCCGCGGCCAGCGGCAGCACGCTCGACGGTCCTCTCCTCTACGTTCTGCGCTGCTTCTGCTCCTTCATCGCCGCCTACGGATTCGCCATGCTGTTCAACGCAGGCGTGAAGGCCAGCATGCTGGCTGCAGTGGTCGGGGCTCTGGCCAATACCGGCAGACTGCTTCTCATTGACGTCTTCCACGTGCCATGGCAGCTCGCAGTGGGACTGGCCGCAGTCACGATCGGCTTGCTCGCCCAACTCTTCGTCTCCCGCGCCTCCCTGTCCCGGGTGGCTCTGTCCGTTCCCGCCGTCGTCATCATGATCCCCGGAGTCCCCTTCTACCGAGCCATCTCCGCGCTCAACACGCTCTCCGTGGATAAGCTCGGCGTCGACGTCGGCGAGGCGGCCACGAACCTGGCTGAGGTCTTCTTCGTCATCACCGCTATCGGTGTCGGTTTGGCCTTGGCGCGTATCATCACCGACCATAACTGGCGCCACGACGTTGCCACCTCCGGGCACATCACGCTGCCTCGCACACACGTCGAGGCCGTGGAGCAGCCTCTGGAGGACTGA
- a CDS encoding NAD(P)-dependent malic enzyme, with protein sequence MVQPSPSYTVALYLEVPASQKAVARLVDTATATGAIVTGVDVADSDGDKLTVNLTADTRDSKHRNELVAKLEEIDGVVVRNVGDSTFLTHVGGKIEIASKYPIHNRRDLARVYTPGVARVCKAIYDHPERARMLTIKKNTVAVVTDGTAVLGLGDIGPSAAMPVMEGKAVLFKQFGNVDAWPVALDTKDPEEIISIVKAIAPAYGGINLEDIAAPKCFDIEARLREELDIPVFHDDQHGTAIVTLAALINALKIVGKKIEDVRIVLSGVGAAGSAIAKLLMAHGATDIVGYGRTGALSAANTEGMNEHRKWLAENTNPRQVTGSLKEGLKGADVFIGVSSGNLLEPEDLEVMNEGSIVFAMANPIPEVDPIRAADYAAVVATGRSDFPNQINNVLAFPGLFRGLLDTGITDISTELLRAASTGIASVIADDEISPVYIIPGAFDTRVADAVAKAVRKFAETE encoded by the coding sequence ATGGTTCAGCCCAGTCCCAGTTACACCGTCGCCCTGTACCTCGAGGTGCCCGCCTCCCAGAAGGCGGTGGCCCGCCTGGTCGACACTGCCACTGCGACTGGTGCCATCGTCACCGGCGTCGACGTGGCCGACTCCGACGGCGACAAGCTCACCGTCAATCTCACGGCGGACACCCGGGACTCCAAGCACCGCAACGAGCTGGTTGCCAAGTTGGAGGAGATTGACGGCGTCGTCGTCCGCAACGTCGGCGACTCGACCTTCCTGACTCACGTCGGAGGCAAGATCGAGATCGCTAGCAAGTACCCGATTCACAACCGTCGTGACCTGGCCCGTGTCTACACCCCCGGAGTGGCCCGCGTCTGCAAGGCCATCTACGACCACCCCGAGCGCGCCCGGATGCTCACCATCAAGAAGAACACCGTCGCCGTCGTCACCGACGGGACCGCGGTCTTGGGGCTGGGGGACATCGGCCCATCCGCAGCCATGCCCGTCATGGAGGGCAAGGCCGTTCTGTTCAAGCAGTTCGGCAACGTGGACGCCTGGCCGGTGGCCCTGGACACGAAGGACCCCGAGGAGATCATCTCCATCGTCAAGGCCATCGCCCCGGCCTACGGCGGCATCAACCTGGAGGACATCGCCGCCCCCAAGTGCTTCGACATCGAGGCCCGCCTGCGCGAGGAGCTCGACATCCCGGTCTTCCACGACGACCAGCACGGTACCGCCATCGTGACCCTGGCGGCCCTCATCAACGCTCTGAAGATCGTGGGCAAGAAGATCGAGGACGTGCGCATCGTCCTGTCCGGTGTCGGTGCGGCCGGCAGCGCCATCGCCAAGCTGCTCATGGCGCACGGCGCCACGGACATCGTCGGCTACGGGCGCACCGGAGCCTTGTCCGCGGCGAACACCGAGGGGATGAACGAGCACCGCAAGTGGCTGGCAGAGAACACCAACCCGCGTCAGGTGACCGGCTCCCTCAAGGAGGGCCTCAAGGGGGCCGACGTCTTCATCGGGGTCTCCTCGGGCAACCTGCTCGAGCCCGAGGACCTGGAGGTCATGAACGAGGGCTCCATCGTCTTCGCCATGGCTAACCCGATCCCGGAGGTCGACCCTATCCGCGCGGCCGACTACGCCGCCGTGGTGGCGACCGGACGCTCGGACTTCCCCAACCAGATCAACAATGTCCTGGCCTTCCCCGGGCTCTTCCGAGGTCTGCTGGACACCGGGATCACCGACATCTCCACCGAACTGCTGCGGGCCGCGTCGACCGGTATCGCCTCGGTGATCGCCGATGACGAGATCAGCCCGGTGTACATCATCCCCGGCGCCTTCGACACCCGGGTCGCCGACGCCGTGGCCAAGGCGGTCCGCAAGTTCGCTGAGACGGAGTGA